The Euwallacea fornicatus isolate EFF26 chromosome 20, ASM4011564v1, whole genome shotgun sequence genome includes the window CCAAATTGGGGTCCACACCACTTCTTTACTGCCAGTTTCATGGGAAAAGCCgaaaaaacaacgaaaaatcACTAATTTCCCATTCGTaaacaatttctatttttcagGACTCGTTTAACACCGCTTAAAACTGAACactgaaaaatgaaaaccaTCTACACACTCCCAGAAGTCCTTGCGGTAAGGCGCCATATTAAAATCTGTCAAAAACAAAGTCAAGCCGAGTGAGCGTGGTGCCATCGATTGGTGTCTTTCTGAAATAAAGGAATTGCTTCCTAGATGGCGAATGGTGTGAATCTTAGCTATATTTGTTAGGGATAAACAGGACcggtttttgttattttattaatgatttattaCTGAGCCTAATTTAATTAAGTCACAATTAAACTTATGTTACGTGTTACAGAGTGTTTCCAAAAgtaaattaagataaaaggAAAAAGCATACGAAATTAGCCGAAATAAACTGCAGACTGGAGATTTATATTCACGTAGAACagattatattatatttttttatcctttATTACAATCTGGATATTGTTGTAGCtcgggaaaaaataaaaaagtaattgaaaaaaactcgGTTTTTTCAAGATGACCATACAGTGAAACTACTCCCTTGGATGCGCAAGTTTTGTTTCGTTTAACCAAATCTATATCTATATACCGTTTAGGATATCTCCATGTTAAGCATCTTTTCTTGAAGACAgtgtatattatttcgtttccgtattgatttttaaacCGGTGACCTGTATGTTTATAAAAGGTTGTAaagttttttgtatgttttgaagcgataatatattttttagatgaTTCAGTCAGTATTCGACCGACAAGCCAAACGCTCGTTATACAGAACAAAGTAATAATTCAATGTTCTTCTGTTCCAAAGACTACGAAGATATGTCACTAATGCAGTTATCATTTAGTGCTTAAAAGGGGGTATCATGTAATTGTTATGTAGTGAGTGAAAGTAGGTGTCGCCAAATACTTTTTCCTTTCGTGTTTGGAAGCGCGTTTCTCGATTAAGACTAGATAGAAGATGGCCTTTACCAATTTCTTCTAATTCGCAGTTTAACGTAAAGAATTTCAATAGAGAGTACAGGCAAGGGCTTTGTAAGAACGGGTCGCTTTGAGTGAAGAGAGACGTCTTTCGACGGTGCCACACTTAGGAAGAGGCAATGGAAATACAAAATTGGGGTAAGATAGGTctgaagaaagaaaaattacaaaattttcaaattaatgttcaacatattatatttaatttcagaatatcacaatatgaaatgtttttttgaagCAATAAGACTAATAAATTATCTTCTCAAAGTTacaaccaaaaaataaatgtaaccAAATATGTGTTTAaccattaattattataataaaaaataataaggcaCTGGAATTTCAACCCAACAATAAACTTCTTATCTCTAAATTAAGGAgagtaaatattaaacaaattgaaaagaaactaAACAAGGGTAAACTATAAGCAAGCACTCatattgtcaataaaatttaaaaaattcaaatgaatttaaataattatttaattttgataattcaaCTTCAAGGTTCTCCAAaccaataaattaaatcatcAGAAATTGAATAATCCTtagtataaaagaaaaattgaacaatattATAAATCCCCAGACATTGTAAAACAACCAGAAAACATTCAGACGCTAAACTAAACCACTTTTGTTATGTGGATGAAAACTGGGGAAtagttttaaactttttagaGGCAGttttagttatattttttgatagttCATTCATACTCCTATACAAACTAGTTAGGGCATTCTTTGTAGgtgtaacataaaattttaggcCAAGTTTTTTACGCAGAGCAAATTGTTCAGCTGCCTGCAATCTTTTATAATAGACCAAAAATTTTGGATCCAGCGATAGTGGAGGCATGAGTGGCTCAGTTTGACCAAAGCCAATTTTCAGCAGACTTTCACCAATATTGAGGAAAtcttctttttcctttattaaacccacaaaataaataaaattcttcaaaataaaaatatctacttACATTTTTTGGTTTCTGAATTAAAAGCACCTCACATTGCACAAAGTGGGGGGCCTTGATAACTGGAACAAACTTAATCTGCTGTCCAGCCACAATGGCTTGCAGCCAGCTTAGCCCCAATCCTGTTACTTTCACGCCTGATATCTTAACTGGAAGTTGGCCTGTTTTTATTAAAGGTATATTAATCAGAGGGGTGTGCTCCACCATTAAAAGTCCCCCATTCGGATCTATTCTTTTAACTACTCCAGAAAGTTCTCGTTTCTCTTGAATAAAGTGGTTGGGTATGTCTCCAGGCCGCTTGAATTTGCTAAACTGAATTAGTTAAATATTGTGAGGCTCTTTGTTCACAGTGAATTTGTTAGTTTACTTACTGGACGGACTTTTCGAATTGCTATTGTTAGACTAATGAGGGCAACTGAATAACAACCAATCTAAAAAGAGCTATAAGATTAGCAGGGAAATAGcatcttattttattttagtgaGTATATTTATTGTCAGTaatgtatgtttttaaatagttttctgTATATATGTACAGTATCTTGGAACCCCCAAGATTTCTTGCAAAATAATGTAGATAAAACCTATTATAGGTACTTACGTGAACCCCTTTTATGTCTTTGTCAATAAGGCTCGCAAATCTATTGAAAACATCCCCGACCTTATCCATTTCTGGATGCGGTTTCCTTTCTTGCATagtaaaaattgtataaattctgaaaatcgtttgcctaaaaataaatttgatacggtcaaaaataaagattatgGCATGGGTTTAAAGGTAAACACGTGAAACCAAACTAACACCAACctgttttgaatattaaattcgcaaaaataaaaattacatcacAGCAAACATCCAAATCTAAGGGAAGAGTAAAATTCAAAACTCAACTCCAAAAATTGAGGTTATGAACATGTTTCCAAAGGCTCCTGTCACCTGCCAGCCAAGATGTGGTATTTAGCCAATAGAAGGATCAACGAATTACTCTCTCACACCAACTTTTTGAGTTATAGTTGTCATTTGTTTGTATACAGTGTGTCTCAAGATTTAAATACAATGTATCAATTTTGCatgcaatttctttttatataaTTCATATAGTGAATTCCGACCTATCTCTCTTCTACCTCTCagaatctacagggtgttaggtTTTCGATGAGGTACAACTCccgaaaaaatattactctGGATTCTTACCAAAGGCGATAACGAAGTGAGCCTTAAAAGTGTTTGCGAATCTATTATTATATGAATTTATCCTTCATTTTTGGTTGCAAAATTAGCTCTTAGAATTATCTATCTCAATTTAGGGACACCGTTTACATTTAGGTCACCCAATATATTAGATGATGACACATGACACGTATGATGACAATCGTAAACCGATGActtttattttagtattttaaataatacagaaCCAAATATTCTAGTTAGGAATTTTCTAATATTctatttagcaaaaaataaaataaaaatatggaaatcgATCAATCAACTGCCCAAAGGCTATTCAGAGAAGGAGCTTTCCTAGTTTTTCTGGACGTTCCCGAAGGAACAGAATTCGGCATAGACCTCAAGTCATGGAACACTGGCCAGAAATTTCGAGGAGTAAAAATGATCCCTCCAGGCCTGCACTTCATATTTTACAGTTCAGTCAGTAATATGGGAGATGTGGCTCCTCGAAGTGGGTTTATCCATaactttaagaaaaatgaaatagtaGTCAAAAAGTGGGATAAACTCAATGAAGGTATGCACTTGGAGAGTGTTTCAGAAAGTGAAGTCGTAGGCCTTAAAGAGAATATTAAAGCCTTAGATCAGTTTCTAGGACCTTATCCTTATAACATTTGGGAAAAGTGGAAAGCTTTGAGTGCAGATATTTCAGGTTTGTGGTTTCTGTTGAGGTGAATactgtttattgttttatttggcTTAATTAGAAGAATTGCTAAAAAGGCTAACACCTCTTAGTGGTGAAGTGCGTTCAGCGCTAGAACTAGAACCTTGTACAGATGCAAATAGACCTAGAGGAAATAGAAGCAATTCTGAGAGTAATTCTGAAGCTTCAGGACCTTCATCAGCCAAAAGATCCAGGTCATTTTCATCAGAAGAAGACTTCTTACCTGATCTGAAACCTAAAAAGGGTACTGAGTTAAGGCTTACTGTATTTCCTACACAGCCATATCCAGATGGTTCAACTCCGTCCCAAATAACTCAACATTCCCTGGATTCAACTTACCTCTTTGAACAATATCTACGTTGCTACAAAGAGTTAGTAgtacaaaatgaaataactaTATCTCTTTTATGTACATCTATTGTATTTTACAGGCCAAGAGACCTTTTAGGAGAACTTGAGTTCTGTTACATATGCTTTCTGGTGGGTCATAGTCTAGAGGCTTTTGAACAgtggaaaaaagttttcaacatCTTTTGTTCATGTGAAAatgctataaaaaaatatcgacgAGTATATGATCTTTTCCTGTCAGTAATTGAGCTGCAAATTCAAGAGACTCCTACAGATTTCTTAGTTGACATAGttgctaataaaaattttgtttatgtaaaattGCGAGAGCTGTTTCGGGCTATAAAGAGTTCAGATGTGGATGGAAAATTGAAGTGTAAAGCCAGTCGACTTAAAGTTAATATGAGCAATTTGTATCAGTGGGATTTTAGTCATTTAGAGTCAGAGGATGAGGATGAGGCTCCAGTAGTCGTAGATTTAGatgaatgaaatgaaatttccaattaaaaaaatcactccTTATACAGAAATAAAACACCATGTTAACATGTAGGTAATAATCGTTACTTTAATGTCAAAGACGATCCGTCAACGTATGATTAGAAAGGAAATACTGaccatttcaaaaattattactgaCAACAACGGCTTTTCTGAAAAGCATATATAACTTCTtactaatgaaaaataatactatgAAAGGACACAATCGCTAACATTTTAAATCGAAATAGACCTCTTATCATTATAATACTCTACGTATGTCACAACAGCGCAAAACTATGAAATACTAATTTTATAGCGATATTCGAAAGGTTTTTGAAACTCATTTCATCATTCTAACATCACAAGAGTCACATATAGTTTAATCATAATTGAATTAATCATACgcgaaataaataaacgaaaGTAAATTTCCTATAATTCCTCAATTCATACAAGTTTACGCTTTTAATTTGATGGGCTCCATGGGCCTGGTTTTGATGTATGGTGCCTGTGGCCAAGGCCACAAATTAGGCAAAGATGGCTCATAATTATAATTGTATTGTTGTTCTTCCACATATCTCCTTAAGTCTTTAGGTTGAGGGTAAACTGTTGCAATTCCTGCATCAGACAGATTATATCAAACACCTTAAATAGTCGCGCAACTGAAAACTCACTTTCTTTATATGCATACTCCAAAATCTTCACTGCGATCTTGATAGATACTTCCTGGATTTCGCTTAAAGGAGGATAAATGCGTCCCAACGCCAAATCCTCTTCAGTCACGTGATCGGCAACAGTTTCGCTAGCAAGGAGGAAAATATCCTCACTTATATGGTGGATACCGGAAGTGAGAATTCCTAAAGCGACCCCCGGAAAAATGTATGCGTTATTACCCTGCCCGGGCTTAAAGGTGTGCCCATTTAACGTTACATTGGGGAACGGCGAGCCGCTGGCGAATATACAACGTCCCTGAATAAagattttgatgtattttttctaattaaaactcCCTACACACAGACAACCTTGCTGCGTCACTCCACTTGGTCGCTGTAAAACGCATCtcgtttaaattaaacaattttgaaataataaaaaatatataaataaattctccAGACATGCCACAGTTGTGGGAGATAAGTGGCTTTCACTACAAAGGAGTTGTCCCTCCACGAAAGCGATTTTAGTGGTATCGGCCATAGTAAGTGGTACAAGTGAAGAGAAATGGTGCCAGaagcaaatttctttttcaataCAGCGGCGTCTGTATGTTCGAGCCAAAAACCTTACCTGTGTGTTGGTGTAGGCCTGCTCGGCGGTACATTCAGCTTTATTCGTCGGATTACTCAAGGCAAAAATGACTGGTTTATCATTAAACTTTCCCATGGAAGTTAAGATTTCCTTTGTAAAAGCTCCTCCTTGGGCTGATGCCCCTGTGagcaacaaattaattatattagaTCATATTAGtgagacattaaaatttttgtattattttattgatatatatTACTTGTTAGGAGACTCACGAAAATAACGTTGGCACTTATTTAAAGGAGTTCATTGATTTCCTTTTTAGCTAATAGgctaatatttcatattttctcttttttcatGAACCTATAAAATTACCTATCAAAATTGAAGGTTTAATCTCGTTGACCAAACCGGCAAAGTCCTTACTAGGAGCATGATCTTTCGCATAATACTTTTTATGTCCTTCCAGATTGCCTTCTGGGCGCTCGTTGGCTAAGAGCCCATCAATATCAAacatccaaattttttttctggcaTCTTCTATTGTTGATCCCTCCAACACCATGgctaaatattcattaatgtTTCAATACAGACAGGAACAGGCAACGAAATTACCTCGAACGGCCAGATCGGCAATACCCAAACAAGCGCCTCCAGCCCCCAAGAAACAAATCGTGTTATCTGAAAACTTCTTCCCGGTAATTCTCCTACAGGCCATGAGCCCGGATACAGCTACACTGGCGGTTCCTTGAATATCATCGTTGAAGGTGCAATAATGATCTctatatttctttaataaccTGAATGATTTTGTCAAATTACATCCAATACCGATTAAAATCGTACTAAAACTTACCTAAAAGCATTGTGGTTGCCGAAATCTTCGAACTGTATAAGGGTGTTTTGACCATAACGTTGAATCACGCCCTGCATGAACTCATCTATAAAATCATCGTATAGTTTTCCAGTTACTCGCTTTTGCCGCAAGCCAACGTACAAGGGATCTTCTAACAAATtctaaaaaacgagtttctGCTCGAAAATTGCACCTTAACTTAAGTTAATAAAATGCATCTATTCATTGTTCACCATTATGTCATAATTTCTGCATCTTATCTTAAGCACCCACATAGGTCGACCTCTATCAAGAGGAGCCCATCTTATCGtgaaataaaaggaaatcagCGGCTACGTATGTACTTACGAGATATCAATAATCTGATCCAAATCAGAAAGAAAAACCGATCAATGTTTATACACATTTGATGTTTAATGAATATTGTATACTTCATCTCAACATGTTTAATGAACATGTAATTTACATTATATCAACTAAAAAGGTAATACTTTGTGTTATTACCTTGTAACTATTTTATCAGTCAACAACGATTAGACAGACTTTATGCACAAATGCAGAATTATTATATTCTATATTCACATACTTGGTTATTAGTCCCCACATCTAACACGATAGGCAGGCATTCGTGAGGCTTTATACCTGCTAAAGCAGTGTATAATGCAAGTTTACCCACGGGAATACCCATTCCGCAAGCACCCAAATCTCCCAGCCCCAGGATTCGTTCCCCATCAGTAACCACGATGGCTTTTACGTTCGGTTCGGGCCTAAAATAGGCATTTTTTTCTActgggaaattgaaaatgtcaaaaacagACAAACAAAAAACGGCTTCACCGAATGTAAAATCTTGcaagaaacttaaaaaaaacacacccATACAAACATCAACTACCATCTACCTCCAAAATcaagacaataaaaattaccaaaaactCTGTCTATGTACCAGTTTTTTAGGACATCAAAGACATGTCCTATATCGTTTATGGTGATAAAGAGCCCTCGGGGTCTGCGGTAGATTAATCCGAACTTCTGGCAGGCCAAACCAACTGTCGGCGTATAGACAATGGGCATCAATGCCTCGATATTCTCAGTCAGGAGCCGAAAAAACAGCTTCTCGTTGCGGTCATGTAGCTCTGTGAGGTATAGGTACTTGTTCAAATCCTCTTGGTAACGATCAATGGAAATTCGGCAGAGCTCGAGCTGTTCTTCCTGGGTCTTGAAGCGGGCTGGTTGGAGTCCATGGATACCTAGGGCTTGGCGTTCTTCCAAAGTAAAGGCTAAACCCTTATGATAGAtggaatttatcaaaaaaagttctaaaaaatTGACGCAAACGatgttttgattaaattataatcaatataatttttataatgtattgtgttttatttttgttcctTATTACTATAAATCTCGACTGATTGGtgaacaaatattaattaagttaATAACTCATTGAATATCGTAGTAAAAGTaagaatattatattttttacttaattaaatCCTAAAATGGTCGTCCTTTTTGGAGCCCAAActtatattaaacatttattaggAAGTCATGATTAGAAATATTCACTTCCACGCTGCGACTAAACTTATGTCACTTTAAGGTCATATTACTTAACTCTCGCTATTGaagatataataaatattttattttagattgcAACAAACAAGATCAAAATCATTATCATAATGAGGCATTAAAGTGTATTATGTCATTATCAGGGTGTTACCTACATAATGAAATCCAACAATATATGGACTTTAATCTAATCTCTGCCAATGTTTGCACTTAATTATTCCCTTTCGCAactgtaaaaataaaagactTTAACCTTGTTTAATCTCGGATCTCTCAAATGATCAATGCCCATAACTTGTGAGGGTGTAATGATATCCCCAACCACCTCGTGGTAACCCTTTTTAGAGTCCTCATTTAAGCAGTTTATTGCCTCAAGCAGTGGCTTTTGGTTCACGGCGTTTCTTGAAACTTTGGCTAGTCCCacactgaaaatatttccaatgaATTTATAACAGATACGAGTACAAATATTTCATGTTTAGCTATAAATTAACAACAGGACTAGGCGTTTACTATGGATTTCGAGTGAAATTTGTTTCATAACAAAATGAGttaagaattaaataaatattccaatTATAGATGAACCTGTAGCAcctaaataaagttttcacATTAGACGCTGTTGAATATTACCTATGCAATAtactaaaaaatgtattgtttcctCGAGCGAAACGTTTAagaattgaaggaaaaatatgtttgcATTACGGAATACTACTGGATGCAAGTATATTTTTAGCAAATGGATATAACAATTACTGTTGGGCTTGGACAACtggatatatttaaaaataatatgactgaACTTGGCACAGATGCAGGTGTTACGTCGTCATCAGAGGCGGTCCTTTAATGATGTTAATatgtaatttcatttaattattaaagtgACGTGTACCATTAATGAAACAGGATATTCCTATCAAGAAATTCACCACACTGAAATACAATTATTTCTCTCTAAACACTAGCTTGATAGAAAGGAAGTGACTTGCTAATTACATTAAGGAGTCAACAACCATTTTCAAAGTGGAAAACTTGCATTTCAGATCCTACAAGTTCATCGTCAAGAGACTTCAGCAGCCACCGAAGTGagcataatatttttattagtggCACATTTTGGCCTGTTACCAATGATTTTTATAACTGAAATCCAAGAATAAAAGTTATGtagttctaatttttttccgacGTATGTTCATTGTATCTAAGTATTCCAACAGTTTGAACCATCCTGACCTAGACAATAATAGCTACAATAGACacgatttttgttttcaaagaaacatAAATCACTTGATTATTAGGGAATACGCGCAGCTTCTGCAAAGACTTATATTCCTCACTTTTCCAGTTTTGTATAGATTATTCACcagtttgttaataaaatttttatgacaaTTTCAAGGCGACTGTTAGGTTTAAgtataaatagaaataaaagcCATAGCTTTGCAGTTGATATTTgttgataataattataatattaatagtaatttttgCTCAATAGGAAATAAACTGGTTCTCAGTTTTGATTTTACACAGTATCAAGGACTAAATCactttcaaatattaatgGGTTAATCTATAGTATGCTAAATGTGACATGCCAATAAGAACAATGTGAACATCAATAGAATtgattttacaataaaaaattttaaattttgaatttctaaaaaatggaACGCTTTTGAGgacaaatttttacattagcacttcaatttttcaatgataAGTAGAAATTTTCATCGTTgctgaatataaaaattgagtatGTGACTTTTGATTATGGCcacttaaatttgaaattgctaTCATGACATCACCTCATTGGTTTatcgaattttattatcttgcAGGACAGAGATAGAGGCAGCTCATAACTCATAGGTAAACCtctatttttataatgtaatGGAATgctcgattttttcaaataacttttttcttcaaatgtattttaaatttaaacaacttcAGAAAAGGAAAGCAGTCTACCTTATAACtacaaaaactttaataaagaCAATAGTATTGTCACAATTTTGGCAGCATTTTGGAATGAACTGTG containing:
- the LOC136345485 gene encoding protein AAR2 homolog; this encodes MEIDQSTAQRLFREGAFLVFLDVPEGTEFGIDLKSWNTGQKFRGVKMIPPGLHFIFYSSVSNMGDVAPRSGFIHNFKKNEIVVKKWDKLNEGMHLESVSESEVVGLKENIKALDQFLGPYPYNIWEKWKALSADISEELLKRLTPLSGEVRSALELEPCTDANRPRGNRSNSESNSEASGPSSAKRSRSFSSEEDFLPDLKPKKGTELRLTVFPTQPYPDGSTPSQITQHSLDSTYLFEQYLRCYKEPRDLLGELEFCYICFLVGHSLEAFEQWKKVFNIFCSCENAIKKYRRVYDLFLSVIELQIQETPTDFLVDIVANKNFVYVKLRELFRAIKSSDVDGKLKCKASRLKVNMSNLYQWDFSHLESEDEDEAPVVVDLDE
- the Men-b gene encoding NADP-dependent malic enzyme, translated to MLSLIPRSFFVGLAKVSRNAVNQKPLLEAINCLNEDSKKGYHEVVGDIITPSQVMGIDHLRDPRLNKGLAFTLEERQALGIHGLQPARFKTQEEQLELCRISIDRYQEDLNKYLYLTELHDRNEKLFFRLLTENIEALMPIVYTPTVGLACQKFGLIYRRPRGLFITINDIGHVFDVLKNWPEPNVKAIVVTDGERILGLGDLGACGMGIPVGKLALYTALAGIKPHECLPIVLDVGTNNQNLLEDPLYVGLRQKRVTGKLYDDFIDEFMQGVIQRYGQNTLIQFEDFGNHNAFRLLKKYRDHYCTFNDDIQGTASVAVSGLMACRRITGKKFSDNTICFLGAGGACLGIADLAVRAMVLEGSTIEDARKKIWMFDIDGLLANERPEGNLEGHKKYYAKDHAPSKDFAGLVNEIKPSILIGASAQGGAFTKEILTSMGKFNDKPVIFALSNPTNKAECTAEQAYTNTQGRCIFASGSPFPNVTLNGHTFKPGQGNNAYIFPGVALGILTSGIHHISEDIFLLASETVADHVTEEDLALGRIYPPLSEIQEVSIKIAVKILEYAYKERIATVYPQPKDLRRYVEEQQYNYNYEPSLPNLWPWPQAPYIKTRPMEPIKLKA
- the LOC136345486 gene encoding protein C3orf33: MQERKPHPEMDKVGDVFNRFASLIDKDIKGVHIGCYSVALISLTIAIRKVRPFSKFKRPGDIPNHFIQEKRELSGVVKRIDPNGGLLMVEHTPLINIPLIKTGQLPVKISGVKVTGLGLSWLQAIVAGQQIKFVPVIKAPHFVQCEVLLIQKPKNEKEDFLNIGESLLKIGFGQTEPLMPPLSLDPKFLVYYKRLQAAEQFALRKKLGLKFYVTPTKNALTSLYRSMNELSKNITKTASKKFKTIPQFSST